The Thermomicrobiales bacterium region CGGTCGCCAAAGGCTGGCCAGGCGTCAAGATCAAGGTCGGCAAACCGAATCCGATGGAGGACGTCGCACGCCTCACCGCGGTGCGTGAGGCCATCGGACCAGAGACCGACCTCATGGTCGACGCGAATCAGTCGTTCACATTCGCCGAAGCCAAGAAGCGCGCCAGGCTCTTCGAGCCACTGAATCTCTTCTGGTTCGAGGAGCCGATGCCTGCTGAGGACATGAGCGGCCACGTCGAGCTCTCACGTTCGACCAGCATCCCGGTCGCGGTGGGCGAGAGCATCTACTCCGTCAGCCATTTCCGGGAGTATCTGGCTTCCGGCGCATGCGGCATCGTCCAAGTCGATGTCGCGCGGATCGGCGGCATCACGCCCTGGTTGAAGACAGCCCATCTGGCCGAGTCGTTCAACGTGAAGGTAGCGCCGCACTTTCTGATGGAGCTGCATGTCAGTCTCGCTGCGGCGGTTCCCAATGCGCTCTATGTCGAGCACATTCCCCAGTTGACTCGTCTGGTCACCCATGGAATGGAGATTGCGGACGGATACGCCGTTGCTCCTGGGGAGCCCGGCATCGGCATCGCCTGGGACTTCGACGCGATCGAGAACCTGCGCGTGGCCTGAACCGCCGGGCGCTTCTCCCGTTTACCGGAAAATGTTCTTCAGGAAGAAGAACACGTTCGCCGGACGTTCGGCCAAGCGACGCATCAAATAGAAGTACCACTGCGGACCGTGCGGCGTGGCAATGAGCACGGTGTACCCGCGCGCCACAAGGTCTTTCTGCAGATTGGTGGCGATGCCGTAGAGCATCTGGAACTCGAACTTGTCCCGGCCAATGCCGTTGCGATTGGCATAGTCGATCACAGCATCGATGATCTTCGTATCGTGGGTGGCGATGCCGGTATAGACGTTGTTGGCCAGCATCTCCTTGGTGAGGATCAGATAGCGCGCGTCGACGTCGGACTTGTTGGGATAGGCGACCGTGGGCGGTTCGAGATAGGCGCCCTTCACAATGCGCAGATTCGGGTGATAGGGGATGAGCCCTTCGTAGTCCTTGCCAGTGCGATAGAGGTACGACTGCAATACCGTCCCGACATTGTCATGCCCGGCGTCGCGCAACCGCTTGTAGATGCGCAGTGTCACATCGACCAGCGGCGAATCCTCCATATCGATTCGAACGAAGTTGTTTGTGGCTTTCGCGTGACTTACCAACCGATCGATATTCGCATATGCCAGCTCCTCATCGATAGTGAGGCCCAACTGGGTGAGCTTGACTGCCAGGTTGCAGCCGATACCGTCCCGCTCGATCTGGTCGAGGATGCTGATGTAGTCGTCCGTCACCTGGTTCGCCAGCGCCCGGTCGGTGATCGCTTCGCCCAGGATAGTGGTGTTGCAGCGGAAGCCTTGCCGATTGAGTTCCTTGAGCTTTGGGGCACATTCCTCGAACGACTCCCCGGCAACGAACCGAGCCGCTCCCAGCCGCATGCCATACGAATTGACCAGCTTGGCCACCACAGGATTGTGAGTGGCAACCAGGATGAGCTTGCGGAAATACGGGTTGAGATCGATCGCCATCGTCGTCACGCTTCCTTGTCCGTCAAACCATACACATCCCGGGCCGTTTCCGGGCTGATCAATCCCGCGCGCAGATCGGCGCGCACCGCATCCGTATCGCGCTCAGCCGGATCACCCCAGCCTCCCCCGCATCCTGTGATGAGCCGGGCGACATCGCCCTTCCTTAATGGGTACCGCGCGGTCTTGCCAACGGTGACCGGTTCGCGGCCGTCGGCAAACCGGATCTGCACCGCGTTCATCGATCCGTCATGGCCGCCGTCGACACCCCACGGCAAGAACTTGTGGCGCCCAAATGTGGCAGTAATGAATCCTCCGTGGTCGCTCAGCATTCGGTAGTCGCGAATCAAGCCGCGTCCTCCCTGATACTTGCCTTCACCGCCCGGAGCCGTATTGAACTCATACCGATCGACCTGGATACCATAGATCGCTTCGGTGACCTCGAGTGGAAGCACGTACGTCTCGCCATCACCAACACAGACCAGCCCGCTCTCGCCGTCCTGATCGATGGACGCGCCCCACCCTCCGGCATTCGGCTCGACCAGAATCGCGGGCTTGCCGGTATCGGGATGAATCGTGAAGGTAACGTCGCCGCAAACACTCAGAAAGTGCCCGGCAGAAAGGCGGTTGGGCACAACCGGCGCGAGCGCTTTCCAGACCAGGTCAGCTGCGAAGATCATCGTTTCCCAGTACGTCGACACAGGCGCGGGCCGCTCGGCAGTCAGCACCGTGCCAGGCGGGCAAATGACTTCCAGCGCGCGGAAGGTGCCCTCGTTCGCGGGAATGTGCGGGTCGGTCAGCGCTTTGAAAATGAGCCGCACCGCCGATACCAGGCCGGTCCACGTGCAGTTGATCGGACCCATCGTCTGCGGCGCCGAGCCGGTGAAGTCGGCGATGAACTTGTCGGCGGTGACGGTCACTTTGACCTGGCAGTGATGTGGATCCGAGGTAATGCCGTCGTCGTCGATCCAGTCGTCCGCTTCATAGACACCGGCCGGCAACTTGGCCAGTTCCTGAGCAACCATCGCTTCGCCATAGTCAAGCAGAATGCCGATCGCTTCTCGCACCGCCGAAAGGCCGTACTTGTCGCAGAGATCCTGAAAGCGGATTCCGGCCAGCCGACAGGACGCCACCTGGGCCCACATGTCGCCCAAACTCATATCAGGCGTACGGACGTTTGCCCCGATCACATCGAAAAGCGATTCATTCGGGACACCTTCGGCGAAGAGTCGCACACAGGGGAACTGCAGCCCCTCCTGGAAGACATCGGTCGAATCCGTCGTCCACGAACCCGGGTCCTTGCCGCCCACCTCGGTCCAGTGCGCCTTGTTTGCAGAGAACGCGACGAGTTGCCCGTCATAGAAGATCGGCATGACCAATGAGACGTCGGAGAGATGTGTGCCGCCGCCGGTGTATGGGTCGTTCGTGATGAAGATATCGCCCGGCTTCAGATACTCCGCGCCGAACTTGTCGAGCACGGAATGAACCGCAAAGGTGAGCGTTCCCAGGAATCCAGCCACACCGTTGCCCTGTGCGAGAAGCTGCCCTTGCTCATCGGTGATGCCGCAGCAATAGTCGAGCACTTCGTAGATGATTGGGCTCTTGCTGGTGCGCTGGAGCGACACGAACATCTCATCGCCAATGACATTGAGACTGTCCTTGATGATCTCGATCGTAAAGGGGTCGAGGGTAGTCGCGGTCATGCCTCGTCTCCAATCGTCAGGATGATGTTTCCGATCGAGTCGACCGTGCCACGCACTCCAGGAGGGACCACGGTCGAAGCCGCTGGCTCCTCGATGATCGCGGGTCCATGGAAGTGGCAACCGTGAAAAAGATCCGCGCGCTCGAAGACCGCGGCGTCCAACGTGCCCCAACTATCGAAATCGACAGGGCGCGTCGACTTCAGCCAGGGTGTGCCCGATCCCGGCTCCAATGGAGCCAACGCCGGCTTGGCGGTTGGCACGACCGCGGCAACATGGTAGTTGACGATCTCCACTCCTGATGGCAGGCGGAAGGTGTACGCCTTCTCATGCGCAGCATGGAAACGATCGTTGAGCGTCGCGAAATCGATCTCACTATCGGTGACGCGCACGCGCACGGTGTGTTCCTGGCCGTTGTAGCGCATGTCGAGCGAGCGCACGAGTTCGATCTGATCCAGATCGAACCCGGCAGCGACGAAATAGTCGGTCGCCTGGGTTTCGAGTTCGAGGAAGGTCGATTCGACCCGTTCTCGCGATGCTTCGGTCGACGCGGTCAACGTCGTCCGCAGGTAGTCCTGCATGGCGTTGGACATCAACATGCCAAACGCAGAGAAATGCCCGGGAGCGACCGGGATGATGACGCGGGAGATCCGCAAGTCGCTCGCCAACGCGACAGCGTGCATCGATCCGCCGCCCCCAAACGCGATCAGCGCGAACTCGCGCGGGTCATACCCGCGCCGCACCGAGACGAGCTTGAGCGCGTTGTTCATGTTGGCGTTCGCCAGTCGGATCACGCCGATGGCGGCTTCCTCGATCGACACACCGAGCGCCTTGGCGATCGGTTGATAGGCGGCTCTCGCCTTCAGCAGATCGAGTTTCAGTTCGCCCCCGAGGAAATAGTCGGCGTTGATGCGGCCAGCGATGAGGTTGGCATCGGTGACGGTTGGCTCCGTGCCACCCAGGCCATAGCTCGCAGGACCGGGCGATGCGCCCGCGCTGCGCGGACCGATCTTCAGGGCGCCCCCGGCGTCGATCCAGGCGATCGAGCCACCACCCGCGCCAATCTCGACGATGTCCACCACCGGCGCCTTGATCGGGTAGCCCGCAGCGCGGTCGTCCCGCTCGATACGGTACTCGGTCGTGATCTTGTAGTCTCCGTTTTCGATCAACGAACACTTGGCAGTGGTGCCGCCGATGTCCATGGTGATCAGGTTCGGTTCACCGATAAGCTTGCCAAGCGCGGCCGCGCCTATGACGCCGCCCACCGGCCCCGATTCGACCAAATGAATCGGTTGTTCGGCCACAAAGTCGAGATTGGACGTGCCACCATTCGACTTCATGATGTCAAGCGGAGCACCGATCCCCTCGTCCCGCAAGCTCGTATCAAGTTGTCGAAGATACGACGCCGCAACCGGCTGGACATACGCATTGAGGACTGCCGTGCTGGTGCGTTCGTATTCACGCCATTCACGCGTGATCTCCGCCGAGGCGGTCACCAGCACGTCTGGCAGGAGCTCGCGCAAGCGCGCTGCAACTCGCAGCTCATGCTCGGGGTTGGCATAGGAGTGCAGCAGACAGATCGCTACGGCCTCGCACCCTTCAGCCTCGATCTGCTTCGCAACTGCATCGACCGAGCGCGGATCGAGATCAGTCACGATCTCACCCTTGTAGTTCATGCGCTCGGTTACTTCGAATCGCAGCTCGCGCGGCACAAAGGGCGGCTGCTTGCGAAATCGCATGTTGTAGATGTCGGGGCGGTTGGCGCGACCGATCTCCAGGACGTCGCGGCAACCCTCCGTCGTCACAAGCGCGGTCCGTGCGCCGGTGCGTTCGGTCAGCGCGTTGATGACCACCGTCGCACCGTGCACGAATCCGGTCACGGTGGCGGGATCGAGCC contains the following coding sequences:
- a CDS encoding mandelate racemase/muconate lactonizing enzyme family protein, with protein sequence MKIVRAEAFLVDLEPEVVRFDAIQQFTKQETIFVQIETDDGFVGTGYSYTIGTGGHAVIAMLRVDLLPRLIGQDARQVEALWNKLFWATHGTAVGAITSLALAAVDTALWDIRCKAAGQPLWLLAGGYRERVPLYDTEGGWLNLPIDEIVAEAKNSVAKGWPGVKIKVGKPNPMEDVARLTAVREAIGPETDLMVDANQSFTFAEAKKRARLFEPLNLFWFEEPMPAEDMSGHVELSRSTSIPVAVGESIYSVSHFREYLASGACGIVQVDVARIGGITPWLKTAHLAESFNVKVAPHFLMELHVSLAAAVPNALYVEHIPQLTRLVTHGMEIADGYAVAPGEPGIGIAWDFDAIENLRVA
- a CDS encoding hydantoinase B/oxoprolinase family protein, with amino-acid sequence MTATTLDPFTIEIIKDSLNVIGDEMFVSLQRTSKSPIIYEVLDYCCGITDEQGQLLAQGNGVAGFLGTLTFAVHSVLDKFGAEYLKPGDIFITNDPYTGGGTHLSDVSLVMPIFYDGQLVAFSANKAHWTEVGGKDPGSWTTDSTDVFQEGLQFPCVRLFAEGVPNESLFDVIGANVRTPDMSLGDMWAQVASCRLAGIRFQDLCDKYGLSAVREAIGILLDYGEAMVAQELAKLPAGVYEADDWIDDDGITSDPHHCQVKVTVTADKFIADFTGSAPQTMGPINCTWTGLVSAVRLIFKALTDPHIPANEGTFRALEVICPPGTVLTAERPAPVSTYWETMIFAADLVWKALAPVVPNRLSAGHFLSVCGDVTFTIHPDTGKPAILVEPNAGGWGASIDQDGESGLVCVGDGETYVLPLEVTEAIYGIQVDRYEFNTAPGGEGKYQGGRGLIRDYRMLSDHGGFITATFGRHKFLPWGVDGGHDGSMNAVQIRFADGREPVTVGKTARYPLRKGDVARLITGCGGGWGDPAERDTDAVRADLRAGLISPETARDVYGLTDKEA
- a CDS encoding hydantoinase/oxoprolinase family protein; its protein translation is MKLATDIGGTFTDLVSLDETTGDYILAKALSTPPRFSQGIMDAIHKSGLDPATVTGFVHGATVVINALTERTGARTALVTTEGCRDVLEIGRANRPDIYNMRFRKQPPFVPRELRFEVTERMNYKGEIVTDLDPRSVDAVAKQIEAEGCEAVAICLLHSYANPEHELRVAARLRELLPDVLVTASAEITREWREYERTSTAVLNAYVQPVAASYLRQLDTSLRDEGIGAPLDIMKSNGGTSNLDFVAEQPIHLVESGPVGGVIGAAALGKLIGEPNLITMDIGGTTAKCSLIENGDYKITTEYRIERDDRAAGYPIKAPVVDIVEIGAGGGSIAWIDAGGALKIGPRSAGASPGPASYGLGGTEPTVTDANLIAGRINADYFLGGELKLDLLKARAAYQPIAKALGVSIEEAAIGVIRLANANMNNALKLVSVRRGYDPREFALIAFGGGGSMHAVALASDLRISRVIIPVAPGHFSAFGMLMSNAMQDYLRTTLTASTEASRERVESTFLELETQATDYFVAAGFDLDQIELVRSLDMRYNGQEHTVRVRVTDSEIDFATLNDRFHAAHEKAYTFRLPSGVEIVNYHVAAVVPTAKPALAPLEPGSGTPWLKSTRPVDFDSWGTLDAAVFERADLFHGCHFHGPAIIEEPAASTVVPPGVRGTVDSIGNIILTIGDEA
- a CDS encoding proline dehydrogenase family protein — its product is MAIDLNPYFRKLILVATHNPVVAKLVNSYGMRLGAARFVAGESFEECAPKLKELNRQGFRCNTTILGEAITDRALANQVTDDYISILDQIERDGIGCNLAVKLTQLGLTIDEELAYANIDRLVSHAKATNNFVRIDMEDSPLVDVTLRIYKRLRDAGHDNVGTVLQSYLYRTGKDYEGLIPYHPNLRIVKGAYLEPPTVAYPNKSDVDARYLILTKEMLANNVYTGIATHDTKIIDAVIDYANRNGIGRDKFEFQMLYGIATNLQKDLVARGYTVLIATPHGPQWYFYLMRRLAERPANVFFFLKNIFR